The genomic segment ACTATGAGTCAAAACGCTAATATCCGCCCCATGCCCAACGGCCTCGAATCACCGATGGCCTCGCAGGGGCAGAAGATCATCACCTATGTGCTCTTGTTTGGCATCGGGACACTGTTCCTCGTCCCATTCTTCTGGATGATCTCGACATCGCTCAAGACCAGCATCGAGGCCTTTTCCATCCCAATCGAGTGGATACCCGCACGGCCCCACTGGGGTAATTATGTCGATCTGTTTACCACCGTACCGTTTGCCCAGTTCTTGGTCAACTCGATCGGGATAGCGCTGGTCTCGGTCGTCGGGCAGGTGCTCTCGGGGTCGCTGGTGGCCTATGGGTTCGCACGCCTGAGCGGGGTTGGCAAGCCCATCTTGTTTGGGCTGCTGCTCAGCACCATGATGCTGCCAAGCCAGGTGACACTCATCCCCTCATTCCTGCTCTTCCGCGAGCTTGGATGGTACGACACCTTCGCCCCGCTCACGGTGCCAGCCTGGCTCGGCACTCCCTTCTATATCTTCATGCTGCGGCAGTTCATTATGACCATCCCGCTCGACTATGACGATGCCGCGCGAATCGATGGCTGCTCTACGTTTGGGATCTACTGGCGGATCATCCTGCCGATGCTGGTGCCCGCGCTGATCACGGTCAGCGTCATGGTCTTTATTGGGTCGTGGAACGATTTTATGGGGCCGCTGATCTACCTCAGCTCGATTGAAAACTTTACCGTTGCGCTGGGATTGAATCTCTTTCGTACACAATATACACAATATTGGAACTTGACAATGGCGGCATCGGTGATATCGCTCATTCCCTGTCTGATCATTTTCTTCTCGGCTCAAAAGTTCTTGATCCAAGGTTTTGTTGTTGATGGATTAAAATAGCGCTTTCTAACGCCAAAAAGCCGAGGCCCTGGCTCCAGTTGGAGCCAGGGCCTCGGCTTTTTGCGGCCAGCGAGCGTGTCGCCTGCGCTAGCACAGCGCGATCTTCTCGACGCATAAGTTAAAATATCTATACCGATGATCTGCCATTTAGGTAACGGGTCTAAACGCTCTGTTACTATATAGTAACGGAGGCATGACATACTGGCCGTGTTGCGAAAGCACTTGACCAATTGTAGCGAACCAGCGCCAAGCGACCAAGCTCCTTGGCCATCGCAGCGCCTCACAGTTCCTTTCAGACAATCGCAATATTTATTCACGGTTTCGATCACTTATCTCATCTTTTTTCTGGAATCTGGCATAATTTGCATCAATACAGTTAATAAATGCTGTTATTCTGCAGATAATACCAGAAACCAACAAAACACAGCGTTTTGGTTGAGTGAATAGCTCACACCATTGGGTTAATATACCCAAAAAAGGATCTTTCGGAATTCGATCACGCTTTGCAAACATTCAGAG from the Chloroflexia bacterium SDU3-3 genome contains:
- a CDS encoding carbohydrate ABC transporter permease — its product is MSQNANIRPMPNGLESPMASQGQKIITYVLLFGIGTLFLVPFFWMISTSLKTSIEAFSIPIEWIPARPHWGNYVDLFTTVPFAQFLVNSIGIALVSVVGQVLSGSLVAYGFARLSGVGKPILFGLLLSTMMLPSQVTLIPSFLLFRELGWYDTFAPLTVPAWLGTPFYIFMLRQFIMTIPLDYDDAARIDGCSTFGIYWRIILPMLVPALITVSVMVFIGSWNDFMGPLIYLSSIENFTVALGLNLFRTQYTQYWNLTMAASVISLIPCLIIFFSAQKFLIQGFVVDGLK